In Hymenobacter volaticus, the genomic window CGGACAGCCAGATGGCATAAGGGTCGCGGGTATGACGCCAAGGCAGGTCGCGACGGTGCCGCGGGTACCATTCCAAGAGAGCAGTTGAAAAGTAGGGATGAGCAACAGCAGCAGAAGACGAAGTCAATGTTTTGAGAAAGAATTAGTTGGACGTAAGTAAGGAGATAAATTTCATAGCGGGTACTACTATTGCAAAACCAAAAAAGGGAACTACCTTTGTGGCCCCAATTCGCAAGCAAACAGCCTACCAGGCAAGGGCTTACGTTTGGGATTGGGTAATAGACCCAGCACATATTTTTCACACCATAGTACACTTACCAGCGTGACTAAAGCAGAAGTAATCGCCGAAATTGCCGACAAGACTGGCATTGAGAAAGCTGACGTTTCGGCTACCGTAGAAGCCTTCTTTAAAGTTGTGAAGGACTCGATGGCTGAGGGCAACAACATCTACGTACGCGGCTTCGGCAGCTTCGTAAACAAGAAACGTGCGAAGAAAGTCGCCCGCAACATCTCAAAAAATACGTCGATCATCATCGACGAACACTTCATCCCGAGCTTTAAGCCGTCGAAGACCTTCATTGGGAAGATCAAAAACAGCAAGAAGATTAAAGCGCTAGCCAACGCTTAAGCGTCATTGTCGTAATATTGCCGGCTGCGCCGCTGGGTTTCCTAGTCCGGAGACCCGGCGGCCTGCTTTTTCCACATGGCCCAACGTACCTTTTCGCATCAGCTTATTCTCCTGGCCGTAGCCGCAGCGCTAATAGCTGGCTTATTTCTGTTGCCAAAAGTGATTGTCAAGCCTAAGGAAGGCAAAGGGGAGTTGGCGCAGGATGCCGCCAAAACTGCTACTCGTGATGGAGGTGGCCCGAATACTAATGGCTCAAAGGCTGTCGCCTCTTCTGGCGAACAGGAACAAACAGCCAACGGCCCATCGCTAGAGCAGCCACACATGTCGGTAGCTCCTGCGCAACGCCGCGAAATCAACGCCCTCACTGCCCAATATACTGCCGAGCGGGACCCAGTTGCTAAGCTTCGAATAGCTGGTAACTTGGCAGACAAGTATAAGGCAGCAGAGAAGTTTGATAGTGCCGGTTACTTCTTGGAGCAAGTGGCGCAGGCCCGGCCAGGTGAGCAAACGTGGAAGCGGGCTGCCGATGCTTATTTCGAGGC contains:
- a CDS encoding tetratricopeptide repeat protein, translated to MAQRTFSHQLILLAVAAALIAGLFLLPKVIVKPKEGKGELAQDAAKTATRDGGGPNTNGSKAVASSGEQEQTANGPSLEQPHMSVAPAQRREINALTAQYTAERDPVAKLRIAGNLADKYKAAEKFDSAGYFLEQVAQARPGEQTWKRAADAYFEAFSFATTQERQKTLGTKCQELYGKVLKNNPENLDAKTNLGMAFMASENPVQGVVLLREVLVADPRNEKAIYNLGLLSMQSNQYDKAVERFRELTKVNPENVNGQFYLGVALAQTGANDAAKVAFQKAKSLSTDPGLTAAVDEQLQKLQ
- a CDS encoding HU family DNA-binding protein, which translates into the protein MGNRPSTYFSHHSTLTSVTKAEVIAEIADKTGIEKADVSATVEAFFKVVKDSMAEGNNIYVRGFGSFVNKKRAKKVARNISKNTSIIIDEHFIPSFKPSKTFIGKIKNSKKIKALANA